A single Mercenaria mercenaria strain notata chromosome 9, MADL_Memer_1, whole genome shotgun sequence DNA region contains:
- the LOC123548140 gene encoding uncharacterized protein LOC123548140 isoform X1: MKLLFVLLSVVLTALATPEYGDMSGGYGGGYPEMRYGRMRGGYMYGGSGDGYPGMQYGGMRGGYMYGGSGGGYPGTRYGGMRGGYMYGGSGGGYPGMAYGGGMRGGYMYGGSGGGYPGMQYGGMRGGYMYGGSGGGYPGMRYGGMRGGYMYGGSGGGYPGMRYGGMRGGYMYGGSGGGYPGMQYGGGMRGGYMYGGSGGGYPGMRYGGMRGGYMYGGSGGGYPGMQYGGGMRGGYMYGGSGGGYPGMRYGGMRGGYMYGGRMGGYRKKQRPTPY, translated from the exons ATGAAGCTGCTTTTTGTACTTCTTTCCGTCGTCCTAACAGCCTTAGCGACTCCAG aatatggCGATATGTCTGGTGGCTATGGAGGGGGATATCCAGAAATGCGATACGGTAGAATGAGAGGAGGTTACATGTATGGCGGATCTGGAGATGGATACCCAGGGATGCAATACGGTGGCATGAGAGGAGGTTACATGTACGGTGGATCCGGAGGTGGCTACCCAGGGACGCGATATGGTGGAATGAGAGGAGGTTATATGTACGGTGGATCTGGAGGTGGATACCCAGGGATGGCATATGGTGGTGGAATGAGAGGAGGTTATATGTATGGCGGATCTGGAGGTGGATACCCAGGGATGCAATACGGAGGCATGAGAGGAGGTTATATGTACGGTGGATCTGGAGGTGGATACCCAGGAATGCGATACGGTGGAATGAGAGGAGGTTATATGTACGGTGGATCTGGAGGTGGATACCCAGGAATGCGCTACGGTGGAATGAGAGGAGGTTATATGTACGGTGGATCTGGAGGTGGATATCCAGGGATGCAGTACGGTGGTGGAATGAGAGGAGGTTATATGTACGGCGGATCTGGAGGTGGATACCCAGGAATGCGATACGGTGGAATGAGAGGAGGTTATATGTACGGTGGATCTGGAGGTGGATATCCAGGGATGCAGTACGGTGGTGGAATGAGAGGAGGTTATATGTACGGCGGATCTGGAGGTGGATACCCAGGAATGCGCTACGGTGGAATGAGAGGTGGTTATATGTATGGTGGCCGCATGGGAG GATACAGGAAGAAGCAGCGGCCAACGCCTTATTAA
- the LOC123548140 gene encoding uncharacterized protein LOC123548140 isoform X3, which translates to MKLLFVLLSVVLTALATPEYGDMSGGYGGGYPEMRYGRMRGGYMYGGSGDGYPGMQYGGMRGGYMYGGSGGGYPGTRYGGMRGGYMYGGSGGGYPGMAYGGGMRGGYMYGGSGGGYPGMQYGGMRGGYMYGGSGGGYPGMRYGGMRGGYMYGGSGGGYPGMRYGGMRGGYMYGGSGGGYPGMQYGGGMRGGYMYGGSGGGYPGMRYGGMRGGYMYGGSGGGYPGMRYGGMRGGYMYGGRMGGYRKKQRPTPY; encoded by the exons ATGAAGCTGCTTTTTGTACTTCTTTCCGTCGTCCTAACAGCCTTAGCGACTCCAG aatatggCGATATGTCTGGTGGCTATGGAGGGGGATATCCAGAAATGCGATACGGTAGAATGAGAGGAGGTTACATGTATGGCGGATCTGGAGATGGATACCCAGGGATGCAATACGGTGGCATGAGAGGAGGTTACATGTACGGTGGATCCGGAGGTGGCTACCCAGGGACGCGATATGGTGGAATGAGAGGAGGTTATATGTACGGTGGATCTGGAGGTGGATACCCAGGGATGGCATATGGTGGTGGAATGAGAGGAGGTTATATGTATGGCGGATCTGGAGGTGGATACCCAGGGATGCAATACGGAGGCATGAGAGGAGGTTATATGTACGGTGGATCTGGAGGTGGATACCCAGGAATGCGATACGGTGGAATGAGAGGAGGTTATATGTACGGTGGATCTGGAGGTGGATACCCAGGAATGCGCTACGGTGGAATGAGAGGAGGTTATATGTACGGTGGATCTGGAGGTGGATATCCAGGGATGCAGTACGGTGGTGGAATGAGAGGAGGTTATATGTACGGCGGATCTGGAGGTGGATACCCAGGAATGCGATACGGTGGAATGAGAGGAGGTTATATGTACGGTGGATCTGGAG GTGGATACCCAGGAATGCGCTACGGTGGAATGAGAGGTGGTTATATGTATGGTGGCCGCATGGGAG GATACAGGAAGAAGCAGCGGCCAACGCCTTATTAA
- the LOC123548140 gene encoding acanthoscurrin-2-like isoform X2 encodes MKLLFVLLSVVLTALATPEYGDMSGGYGGGYPEMRYGRMRGGYMYGGSGGGYPGTRYGGMRGGYMYGGSGGGYPGMAYGGGMRGGYMYGGSGGGYPGMQYGGMRGGYMYGGSGGGYPGMRYGGMRGGYMYGGSGGGYPGMRYGGMRGGYMYGGSGGGYPGMQYGGGMRGGYMYGGSGGGYPGMRYGGMRGGYMYGGSGGGYPGMQYGGGMRGGYMYGGSGGGYPGMRYGGMRGGYMYGGRMGGYRKKQRPTPY; translated from the exons ATGAAGCTGCTTTTTGTACTTCTTTCCGTCGTCCTAACAGCCTTAGCGACTCCAG aatatggCGATATGTCTGGTGGCTATGGAGGGGGATATCCAGAAATGCGATACGGTAGAATGAGAGGAG GTTACATGTACGGTGGATCCGGAGGTGGCTACCCAGGGACGCGATATGGTGGAATGAGAGGAGGTTATATGTACGGTGGATCTGGAGGTGGATACCCAGGGATGGCATATGGTGGTGGAATGAGAGGAGGTTATATGTATGGCGGATCTGGAGGTGGATACCCAGGGATGCAATACGGAGGCATGAGAGGAGGTTATATGTACGGTGGATCTGGAGGTGGATACCCAGGAATGCGATACGGTGGAATGAGAGGAGGTTATATGTACGGTGGATCTGGAGGTGGATACCCAGGAATGCGCTACGGTGGAATGAGAGGAGGTTATATGTACGGTGGATCTGGAGGTGGATATCCAGGGATGCAGTACGGTGGTGGAATGAGAGGAGGTTATATGTACGGCGGATCTGGAGGTGGATACCCAGGAATGCGATACGGTGGAATGAGAGGAGGTTATATGTACGGTGGATCTGGAGGTGGATATCCAGGGATGCAGTACGGTGGTGGAATGAGAGGAGGTTATATGTACGGCGGATCTGGAGGTGGATACCCAGGAATGCGCTACGGTGGAATGAGAGGTGGTTATATGTATGGTGGCCGCATGGGAG GATACAGGAAGAAGCAGCGGCCAACGCCTTATTAA